A portion of the Juglans microcarpa x Juglans regia isolate MS1-56 chromosome 1D, Jm3101_v1.0, whole genome shotgun sequence genome contains these proteins:
- the LOC121258247 gene encoding mitogen-activated protein kinase kinase kinase 20-like, translating into MVVLLDLAFFRHKSSFSFFRISMASNACFSFSSAAASRASTDVGNISIAWLAKERVTVEVSVSGSLQKEKEVLNNEEGSPYVIDCFGEEITTQEKGEMVYNLLLEYASKGTLANSIEKSDGCQLPKTDVKRYTWSILKGLSHIHDCGFIHCDLKPENVLLVPAISPSSNFVAKIGDFGL; encoded by the exons ATGGTGGTATTGCTAGATTTAGCATTCTTTCGTCACAAATCGTCGTTCTCCTTCTTCAGGATCTCCATGGCTTCCAACGCCTGCTTCAGTTTTTCTTCAGCTGCTGCTAGTCGTGCCTCCACGGATGTTGGCAACATATCCATCGCTTGGCTTGCTAAGGAACGAGTTACAGTTG AGGTGTCTGTTTCTGGTTCGCTCCAGAAGGAGAAAGAGGTTCTCAACAACGAGGAAGGCTCCCCTTATGTGATTGACTGTTTTGGGGAAGAGATTACGACCCAAGAAAAGGGCGAGATGGTCTACAATCTTTTATTGGAGTATGCCTCTAAAGGAACACTAGCAAATTCAATCGAGAAATCTGATGGCTGTCAGTTGCCCAAAACTGATGTAAAGCGCTATACCTGGTCAATCCTCAAAGGGCTCAGTCACATTCATGATTGTGGTTTCATTCACTGCGATTTAAAGCCTGAGAATGTTTTACTCGTGCCCGCCATTAGCCCCAGCAGTAATTTTGTAGCAAAGATTGGAGATTTTGGATTATAG
- the LOC121258175 gene encoding uncharacterized protein LOC121258175 → MEDFNEFIESCGLIDMKSDGSKFSWCNGQGGLVRSWSKLDRSLVNSLAVELFPDAIVHYLPRTTSDHAPLMIHLKPVALHYGPSAFKFQQMWVSHVEFKKVVIDTWNGSSGEMGLFGLAGKLKRMKVVLKDWNVRVFGKMDAHISELEQRIESLEIQLQNMFSEEIELDMLVAREELAFWTQCEETRLSQQVKLTWIAKGKASAQFFKAFGSMSKTMVHEMRLQNGVYLRNPFG, encoded by the coding sequence ATGGAggattttaatgagtttattgaGAGTTGTGGCCTAATTGATATGAAATCGGATGGAAGTAAATTTTCTTGGTGCAATGGTCAGGGGGGTTTGGTGAGAAGTTGGTCAAAATTGGATCGAAGCTTGGTGAATTCTTTGGCAGTGGAGCTGTTTCCTGATGCTATAGTGCACTATTTGCCAAGGACGACCTCAGACCATGCTCCGTTGATGATTCATTTGAAACCTGTTGCCTTGCATTATGGTCCATCGGcctttaaatttcaacaaatgtgggtttCACATGTGGAATTTAAGAAGGTGGTGATTGATACCTGGAATGGGTCTTCGGGCGAGATGGGTTTATTTGGCTTAGCTGGAAAACTAAAAAGAATGAAGGTTGTTCTTAAGGACTGGAATGTTAGGGTCTTTGGCAAAATGGATGCCCATATTTCAGAGCTGGAACAGCGAATTGAAAGCCTAGAAATTCAGCTCCAAAACATGTTTTCAGAAGAGATTGAGTTAGACATGTTAGTTGCTCGGGAGGAGTTGGCATTTTGGACTCAATGTGAGGAAACTAGGTTGTCGCAACAGGTGAAATTAACTTGGATAGCGAAGGGCAAAGCTTCAGCACAATTCTTTAAAGCGTTTGGCTCTATGTCTAAAACGATGGTTCATGAAATGCGTCTTCAGAATGGTGTTTATCTAAGGAATCCATTTGGGTGA